Below is a genomic region from Echinicola rosea.
TCTGAGAATTCCCGCTTGGACCAACAACCCCCAAATTCGTATTAATGGAAATTCTTGGAAAGGAACCATCAGGGATCAAGTAGCCATCATCGACCGAGCCTGGAAAAGCGGTGACCAGGTCACTTTGCAGTTGCCAATGGAAATTAAGTCATCCCAATGGTACCAGTTTTCTACGGCCATCGAAAGGGGCCCTTTGGTTTATGCTTTGAAGATTGAAGATAAAAAAGTGCCAAAGGATCGGCACGATGGATACGGTAAATTTTATGAAGTACATCCTGTGTCCGACTGGAACTATGGCCTCTTGCAACATGAACTGGACGACATACAGGAGCATGTGAAAGTAGAAGAGGCAGATTGGGATGGAGCTTATCCGTGGAACCTTGAAAATGCCCCTGTCCAACTCAAAATGTCAGGTGCTAAAGTGCCGGAATGGAGCCTTCACCGGGATGTGCCTGTGATGCCGGGTTTTTGGAGCAAATCCATTCAGGATACCTCCTTGGTTGAGGAGATTACCTTGGTGCCCTATGGCTGTACTACTTTGAGGATAACAGAATTTCCGGTGTATAATGTGCCTCACTGAAATTGATAGTTGTTTTCTATTGTTATTTGGGGGTTATACAGTATCTAAAGGCATTTTTTTAACCAAAAAGAAGGATTCCTTTTACTTTTTTGAAGGATAAGTGATAGCTCATAAGCTTATTTGCTTTTTACCTTTGACACAAGGATGCCAAACTTCCAAAGGAATCGTGGCTCCAAAAGTGGCAAATAAGCCCAATACTATCTAACCTCAATAATGTAAACAAAATGCTTAAAAAAAGACTTTTAGGAGTGGTTGCTATGTTTTGGCTGGTAATAACAGCCAGTGCTCAACAATGGACTCCCAAGCAAGCTCCTCTAATGACCAAATTTGCAAAGGATGTGGATCCAGACAACGTACTTCCTGAGTATCCCCGTCCACAAATGGTAAGAAAAGATTGGAAAAACCTCAACGGTCTCTGGCAGTTTCAGCCCGGTACTTGGGAAAATGAACCCTATCCAAAGGGAAAGCTTTCCAGGAATATTTTGGTGCCTTTTGCTGTGGAGTCTGCTTTGTCAGGTGTTCAGGAAGTGCACGAACGGATTTGGTACAGACGAGAATTTACAGTGCCCGCTGACTGGAAAGACCAGCAGGTCCTGCTTCATTTTGGTGCGGTGGACTATGAAGCGGTCGTATTTATCAATGACCAGCCCGTGGGAAAACATGAAGGAGGTTACGATCCTTTTACGTTTGATATCACTGATCACTTGACCACTGGCAGGCAGACGATTACCGTCAAAGTGTGGGATCCCACTGCTCGGGAGGGATTTCCCCGCGGAAAGCAAGCCCTCAACCGTATAGACATTATGTACACATCCGTTACAGGTATTTGGCAGACCGTTTGGCTGGAGCCAGTGCCCAAAAAACGGATAGTGGATTTTGAGATGGTGCCGGATATCGACCGGGGGGAACTTAACCTGTCCGTAGAATCTACCGGAGGAAGGTTTTTAAACTATACTGCCGAAATCAAGGATGGAGAAAAGGTAGTGGCCACTGTGGACAGCAAGCCGATGTATCCAACAGCTATTCCTATCAAAGACCCAAAATTATGGTCACCGGATTCCCCGTTTCTTTACGACATGACCATTACCCTGAAGGATGGGGATGAAGTGGTGGATGTGGTAGAGACGTATTTTGGCATGCGAAAAATATCTGTAGAAAAAGAAGGGGAATTTCAACGCCTTTACCTGAATAATGAATTTGTGTTTCAGATGGGGCCCTTGGACCAAGGGTATTGGCCGGATGGCTTGTACACTGCACCTACTGATGAAGCTTTGCGATATGACCTGGAAAAGACCAAAGAATTGGGCTTTAACATGACGCGTAAGCATATTAAAGTGGAGCCACAGCGTTGGTATTATTGGGCGGACAAGCTGGGACTCATGGTTTGGCAGGACATGCCCTCTCCAAATAGTTATACCGCTGCCACCCCTAAGCCAAACAAAGAAGCCTTTACACGGGAACTGATGCGCATGGTAGAAACGCACAAAAATTCTCCAAGTATCGTAATGTGGGTCATTTTTAACGAATCGCAAGGCCAACACGATACGGAGCATTATGCTGCCTTGGTGAAAGGGCTTGATCCCTCCAGGGTAGTCAATGAAGCAAGTGGAGGTACTAATCACGGTGCTGCCGATGTGGCGGATGTGCACAGCTACCCGCCTCCTGCCTATGCCCACAGCCCATATCAGGCCACCGTTTGCGGAGAGTATGGAGGAATCGGATATCAGTTGGATGACCACATCTGGAATCCTGATGACTTAAAAGAATATATCTCCATCAATAATGAGGAAGAATACATGGACATGTATGGAGATTTTGCAGATATGCTGGTGCAGTTCAAGACCAATCAAGGATTGAGTGCAGCAGTCTATACGGAGATCACGGATGTGGAAATCGAACTGAACGGGATCATGACCTATGATCGTGTCATGAAGGTGGACCCCCAAAAGATCGCCCGTATCAACCAAAAAATCATCGAAGATAAAAGCCACGTTTATACCCTTGTGCCCACAGCCAAAGAGCAAAATACCGATTGGCAATATACCTTGG
It encodes:
- a CDS encoding glycoside hydrolase family 2 protein, which encodes MLKKRLLGVVAMFWLVITASAQQWTPKQAPLMTKFAKDVDPDNVLPEYPRPQMVRKDWKNLNGLWQFQPGTWENEPYPKGKLSRNILVPFAVESALSGVQEVHERIWYRREFTVPADWKDQQVLLHFGAVDYEAVVFINDQPVGKHEGGYDPFTFDITDHLTTGRQTITVKVWDPTAREGFPRGKQALNRIDIMYTSVTGIWQTVWLEPVPKKRIVDFEMVPDIDRGELNLSVESTGGRFLNYTAEIKDGEKVVATVDSKPMYPTAIPIKDPKLWSPDSPFLYDMTITLKDGDEVVDVVETYFGMRKISVEKEGEFQRLYLNNEFVFQMGPLDQGYWPDGLYTAPTDEALRYDLEKTKELGFNMTRKHIKVEPQRWYYWADKLGLMVWQDMPSPNSYTAATPKPNKEAFTRELMRMVETHKNSPSIVMWVIFNESQGQHDTEHYAALVKGLDPSRVVNEASGGTNHGAADVADVHSYPPPAYAHSPYQATVCGEYGGIGYQLDDHIWNPDDLKEYISINNEEEYMDMYGDFADMLVQFKTNQGLSAAVYTEITDVEIELNGIMTYDRVMKVDPQKIARINQKIIEDKSHVYTLVPTAKEQNTDWQYTLAKPMDGWEEMDFEATGWKTGKGGFGTKGTPGAINGTTWQSDDIWLRRSFELGNIRKINMDDIQLRIHHDDECVVYINGVKAAELENWTSSYTTTTISDEAKRALVANGTNVIAIHCKQNTGGQYIDAGLSIVTGNEALSSKILESIMK